One Camelina sativa cultivar DH55 chromosome 3, Cs, whole genome shotgun sequence genomic window carries:
- the LOC104760379 gene encoding photosystem I reaction center subunit II-2, chloroplastic-like, giving the protein MITLSKNVRFSSTLSLSDSIKPFHLDSLTSQRKRTEKKDIMATQAAGIFSPTITTTASVVKKLHLFSTSHRPKSLSFTKTAIRAEKTDSSSAAPAAAVKEEAPVGFTPPQLDPNTPSPIFAGSTGGLLRKAQVEEFYVITWTSPKEQIFEMPTGGAAIMREGPNLLKLARKEQCLALGTRLRSKYKIKYQFYRVFPNGEVQYLHPKDGVYPEKANPGREGVGQNMRSIGKNVSPIEVKFTGKQSYD; this is encoded by the coding sequence ATGATCACCTTATCCAAAAATGTTCGATTCTCATCAACTCTCTCGTTGTCAGATTCTATTAAGCCATTTCATCTCGATTCATTAACTTCACAAAGGAAGAGAACGGAAAAGAAAGATATTATGGCAACTCAAGCCGCCGGAATCTTCAGCCCCACCATAACAACCACTGCTTCCGTCGTCAAGAAACTCCACCTCTTCTCAACAAGCCACCGTCCcaagtctctctctttcaccAAAACCGCCATACGCGCCGAGAAAACAGATTCCTCCTCTGCTGCCCCGGCCGCTGCGGTGAAAGAAGAAGCTCCGGTTGGATTCACACCCCCGCAGCTAGATCCAAACACACCATCACCAATCTTCGCCGGAAGCACAGGAGGTCTCCTACGTAAAGCACAAGTAGAAGAATTCTACGTCATCACATGGACCTCACCGAAAGAACAAATCTTTGAGATGCCAACAGGGGGAGCTGCGATAATGAGAGAAGGACCAAATCTGTTGAAACTAGCGAGAAAAGAACAGTGTTTAGCTTTAGGTACGAGGTTGAGGTCAAAGTACAAGATCAAGTACCAGTTTTACAGAGTGTTCCCTAACGGAGAGGTTCAGTATCTTCACCCGAAAGATGGAGTTTATCCAGAGAAAGCGAATCCAGGAAGAGAAGGTGTTGGACAAAACATGAGATCCATCGGTAAAAATGTTAGTCCCATTGAGGTTAAATTCACTGGGAAACAATCTTATGACTAG